The DNA region ATGGCGAGGCGAATGGGGTGTCGAATCAGCCGGAGCTCcgcgaggatgaggaagaggaggaggatgagggggGATTTGATCTTGCGAGGTGAGTTTTATCCACTTATCTTTTCACGTATATATCTTCGGATGGTTGCTAACGATATAAACAGAGGCTTCCAACCAATCGGCTCCTACCATCGACAACTAAGCAACGCGGCGCGCGCGAGCGCAGCTACATCTTGATGCTTttccttgttttctttttttttttatttcatcGCTTGTTTTGCTAGTTAGAGCTGGCTACCTCTGCATAAATGGTGTTGGTATTCGGTGTGACCACCGCGGTGGACTGATTGCGCATGCGCATGGACATGGAGTATATTTGTTTTGCTGGACTACATATATAGCTTGGTGTTTTGCTGTTGGAGGGACAGAAGGGTttttgtatgtatgtattgGATGAAATGATGATAATCATGATTTCTTAATTTGGTTACTATAAAGGTGTATAGTGGAGGCCGATTGAAGCAGTTGAGCATATATCGTAACAAGTGTGCTGCAATCTTTTCATTTGCTGTGATGTTTCAGCAGTTAGATCCTCCTTCCTCAACTTGGTCACCACTGCCAAAGCGGACCATTCCTCGTTTTGAGCACCGTATTTGAAAAACCGCATCGGTATGCGGGACATATAATATTGAATCGTGGCAGTATCAAACCTGTATCCAGCATACTGATTACTTCATTTCATTGGAGGCCGAGCCGGGCATCTCGTCTTTGACCAAGATTCAATTGATCATACAGACCAAGTGCTGAGATTCTGGACGGTGTTTATCCGTCTAGATCGAAGCAGCTGTGAACTGACAGTCCATATCGCCGCGCAAGAATCCTCCAGTCGAAGAATAATGGCTTCGCATCGTAGTACCGGAGTACCAATAAGCGACAAGTGACGATCGATCAACGCTTATATTGCTTAGTGCTGATAGAGGGATTTTTGCTTGTAAGTCAGTTAGCCATTTCAGGCGTGTCTGTGAGAACTTTGCACGAGTACAGTGCCAGAAGAAGGTAAAACTTGGATACCAATTTCCGCTGAGAATTGTATTCTATAAGAAGATGAGGTTACTGTTGAGAGACTCGCTTGATGCATTCCTGGTACGGTTTAGGGTTTCAATGCCAGGCTCGTTTAGTCTGGGTTTGGGTTTGCCTTTGAGAACATATCTGCGCATGAAAGCATGAATTTGGTCAAATGCATGACTGGCAAGTTCAAAGGGTGCACCAGTGAAATCGCTTTAGATAGATCATTCTCAGCATGTCTGTGAGTTGAGTCTGCTGTTTCAAAAGATGATGTATGTCACGGTTTCACTCGCTTGAGACAGGTTTTGACTATTGCTGTAGTAAGGTCTATAACAGTGCCGGAATTTCCATTTCATGGTGTGGATTCTGGCGCTTCGATCCTCACAACCAGACGCTTCCAGGTAAATCATCATCGCAAATGAAAAGCAGATCACTCTCCACACTTTGTTCCTTCTATGTGGGATCTTGCTTTTCAGGCTGTGATTGTCTTGGAGGTTGTTGGACGGGAAGACCGTACGCCCACATTGGAAAACAGCTTGTATTGTCTGGATTTAGAACAGGCAATTCTGGGGGAGTAGGCAGTAGCATTTGGCCACATTGTATCCAATGTCTTTGAAATGAGACAGACACCCTCGGTGTCTGACCACCTGTGTCTTCAATGGCGCTGCTCGTGCCAACTGCTGGTCATTCCCGAACGTAAATGGTGAGGAGATTTTCCGAGTTGAACATCATATAATTCGCGGATGCTTTGTCTGTTGTCAGCTTCGGATGTACGGGATTGACCTTGCGATTTGGATGCCAGAAGGCCCTTGCTCTACGGACAGGTATTCTTGAAGCCAATATTGCTTATATGGCGGCTTACCAAACAAGTGTTATGCTTGAGACAAGCGGCTGTAGACAGGCGATTTGACACAATAGAGGACCTCTGGAACCGAATAACCTCCGTAGGTGGTGAACGCAAAGCCCAGTCCGGAGCCCTTGTTATGTGCACCTGTTCCTTCATGCTTTTTCGAGATCTAAAACATCATGAAACAGGATTTCTTCCTCTCGGTACGACGGTTATTGACCCGTATAAAACGTCGCGGAGGCGGCTATGGCTGGACCGACTGGACGGGTCGAAGGTCCGGATGCTTCGATTATCTAGAAAGGCGTCCTGAGTATCTAGAAAGGCACTTTGATTTGTGTACTCCCACTTGCCATTTGGTAGGGTAAAACCACAAGAGGTGCATGTTGTGATCTTCTTTCGCTGATTTAGTTGATAATGCAATGTTATTTGCGTTGCTATGCATAGCTTCGTTATTTATTCCATATTGTATGGTTAGTAATGGACGTCCAAAAGCGAGAAATGTCGCTAAGTGCGAGAGCTTTGGTGAAATGTGCCCTCAGAGAAAGGATCTATGTCGCGACTGATAGAACGGTATCATAGGTCACGAATTAGGGAGCTATCCTTGGACCATTGCTTCCCATTGACACATCTCAGTCGTAAAAAATCAGCATTGTTCAAGCTGGAATGAGATGGTAGAATTTAAGGAATTACGAGCTGCGACCCGAATGTCCCAAATCTCCTGGTTGCGTTGACCACCTTTTCATGGCCGTAAACGACCGCATCTAGGGCTTGCCATGTCTAGTATTTCTCGTAGTTGCCAAAGCCCAAGATATGCTAAAAGGTCAACCGAACCCGGGAAAACTGGTAGAGCAATGTCCAACTTTCCTGCCCAAGAAAATTATCTCCAGTGTGTGTATGTTAGGGCTCCGACACCACTCTTTCCTATTTTTGGGTTAGTTGATTCGACCTGCAAGTGCATATCTGCACGTTTTGAACTAACATAATGTTGCTGAGATCTGATGAGCGGTGTCGCTGAAAATTGTATGCTAGAAGAACCTAATGTCTATTTAGACAGGATGTCTTCTGGCGCGCTTAGTTGTGGGTTTATTATGGCTTTGAACTTGTACAGTCTGGTTTCCCCTTGAGCACAAATGTGGAACAGAGCGTGATACCAATGGATGGTGTGTATGGTGAGCTAATAAGGGATCTTGGAGAGATTGTGGCAGCCAGATGGCCTGCGACATGTTTGTAAGTCCGATACAAGCTGGTGTAGTGGCAGAAGAATCTCGCCCGTCCAACAGCTATTGTTTGGGCTATTCCGTACATATCGTTGACTGGCGAAACGACAGCTTGCCTTCGAGCCCGTTTGCTTCAAGTACCTTTGGGAATATGTCAATGCGAGCCGCGGAAAGTTTTTAGAGAAACTCTTCGGATCATGTCCCTGGAATTTTCAACGACAATGCTGCCATACATGAATGGCTTGTCGGCGCAGTCCTATAAAGAACTGATCCATCAGAGGCAGTCTCCCAAGAGATATCGTCTATTGGCAGTATTGTGGAATCGCTGGCTGTCCTTCATTATCGATTGGCAATACCTGGTAATTTCAGAAAACTGATGATAGCAGCGGTCTCCACCGACGGAATTAAAGCAAGCAAGAATAGCTTACAATGTTCTTCAAGGATATCTTCTCATTTACGAATGCCAAATTGCGCTGAAAGGTCAATCTAGACTGGCGAGGACTGGTCAAGGTGCATTTGTAGGTGTAGACCAGATGCAGCTGGTTCGAGCAATTCGCCTCATATGAGTTTTCCGAGAAAAGGCGCCTTGTATGCCGCGAGATTAAGTTCATGTAACTCAGATCAGGTCAGTAGCGTTTTCGGTCATATTAGTAAAACATAGGAATGTCGCAAATCGGTGGCCGGTGTCCGAGAAGGCCGATATAGGAATGCTTCTGCACACAGCTTTTCAAGGAACATCATAGCCAGACATGACTGGGGTGGATGACTCGTCGCAGCGTCCCTCTATTTCAGTCCGAAAATGCCGCACATTAATCCCCATTAATTATCCGGCTTCGTTTTCACACGATCCGTCTCGCGTTCATGGTGCAATATGGACATGGAAAATTACAGGACACATGTCCCTCTCGTTTGCGAGTTCGTTGAAATATCTGTATAGAGGAGGACAGATTTGATATGGTGTAAGACGTAGCTGTTAGATGTTAGTACTATATAGGCCCAGGGACGGGCGTGCTGATACTCGGCTTCCCGATGGACTTTTCTCCATTGCATACGTCGATCAAGGGCGGTAATGCCACAAATTCCATGATGCTCTCTATACTATGCTGGATGCTATCTTCAATTGATAGCTTCGACTTCTAGCCCACAAGAATAACTCCGTGGGATGGTCGGGTAGCTCTTCTTGCTTTGGAGAAACACAGAAGAGGAACTGGATTCTTAATGATTTCTGTGATGCTTGACACCCTACAATGGCTTATCAGTGTATTCTTAAACTGTAAAACACATCGTTTCCTTTTCCGTAGGTAGACATATTGAACCAGTTGAGCATTGATCTGTGTGTATGTCGTAGTATCACGACCCTCATGATGACGAGACTAGCAATTGATTGGCGGACAACAATTGGTTTTAGCAGACCAATAGCGATGGCCTTTTCTTGATCGCCATAAAAATGACCTATCTCTGGGTAATCAGGTTCGTATCCGGGTTCTTGACACATCGCAGCTCATACCATTGTGACCAATGGACCTGCCCGTCTGATGCCTATCAGAATCTCTGGTTCCTGAAATACCACCTGCAGCTCACTGACATGGAATACTTGGTCCCTTCTACACAATTCCATGGTTTTTGAGCCCCAGGGATGCGTCTGACCATGATGGAGCAAAGCTTACGCCGTAAGAACTGTTGCATTGCATATCTCTGTAACTACGCCAAATGCGTTGGTTTATCTGACACATGTTCTCGTCATCACTCGTTGGAATATCGCACATGTTGCAAGAGATATGCTGCAAATGATGTGCCATCTTTCGCAACGTGCAGACGTAGTCGCTGAAGATCGAGTTCCAAAGGCCCTAGTATCGGAATTCGACGGAATCTCCATTGCGTGTGCTGTTCTGGCAGCGTGAATTGACATTAAGCTCTTCATAGTTGGATGTCGAATTCTCAATCACATGGATGATCTTTTAAGGAACATAGGATGTCGCAGACAGGGTGGTGTCCCAGCGATAAACTCTAGTCTTGTGATAACCAAGCAGCATAGCATAAACAGTAAGCTTTGCCTCGTGCCTTTTGGCAATCCATTGCTACCACCTGTTTAACTGTTGTTTCCAGCGATCCAACCAACCCGCAGTGGATCACTGGGGAAGAGCTGTTGTTTGGACTTGATTCAATTACGCAGTCTGGTTGTCCAGAAAATTCACCAGACTGTCTTTGTCTGGCTGACCCAGCAAGAAGTTCTTTACTCCCTAAAGCCATGGCGAGTAATTGCATGTCCATGTGATCTTTGTACGCTGCCGCATATATTGTCATGGCTGTCCAACATGACACACTCACTTTACGGGCGCTCAACAGCCTAATGGGATTGATGGCTATGTGAAAGGTCAATGGGATAGACGTCCCGCTGGACCGCACGAACAGAAGCGCCTGGGGGTGTCGCAGCACAACGTACTATATAGTACACTGACTTGGCCATCAGAATTTGGTCAATTTAGCAAAAGATAACAGCTGAGATTACGATCTCAGGAAAATTTAATGTGTTGATAGCCGGCGAAGCGCACGTTTATCCCCATGCAATCTCTGAAAACACATGTTATTACATGACCAACGTTCTGCTGCTGGACGACAAGGTCCCATGGGTGTTTAGTCAAGAACAGGGTAGTTATCAAATGAAGATGCGAGTCCGATTGCCCGACGTTGATTGCGAGTGAATAGACCAGCGGATTCTAGCTTATTGCATACATAGGATATGTAGTGACGGTGAATTGCGCACTACAGAATCAGTTGCTGATCTGCTATGTCCGTATATAGATAAGATCATGCCTGCTCAACAACCGGCCAAAATCTCTCCTCCAACCAAAGCACCTGCCTCCACCAGAATGCACACCTGGCAAGAACATCTTCCCTCGACTCACTCCCCTTGACCAGACCCGCCATCTCATCAACCACATCTCCGATCTTATGCACGAACGCCTCGAACTCGGGATCCGTCCAATTGGGAATGAAGTGTTTCCGAAGCGCGCCTCCATCTTGATCGTTCTCTGGGGGCGAAGAGGCAGACGAAGAGAGGGACAACGCATACTGCCACGCACGCAGGTAGCAAATCTCCGTCGCCCAAAGCACAACTATTCCCTCCAGGATAGTCGTCGCGGGACTAGAAGCCGACATAAATAGATCGATATATGCATGCGTTATGGGATTCGGCCCGAACACCTTCGCGCCAACATCCTCCGCCTCAATATCTACCGACAATGCCTCAAGATCGAATTTATATTCCGTCGCGACATCTCTAAAGAACTTCAATTCTCTGCGGATGTTTACCAGCGCGTCGATCAGTACGTCCACCGCGCGCCCCTCCGCAGTCGCGCGCGATGACTTCGCGGGATCGGGGTTATGAGAGGGTAATCGGAGTTTTGCGAGGAGGGATCCGATGAAGCGGATGTAGGATTGCGCGTAGAGACGGTCTTGGGAGAGCCAAGCTGAGAGGATGCGGGGTGGGAGGGTTCCGGTTCCGGCGGCGCGGAGGAAGGGGTGTCTCGTGGCAGAGTGGAAGAGGGAATGGTGGAGGGTTTGGAGGTAGGATGTCAGTGGTGTTGACATTGTGCTTTTCCTTTGCACAGAGGCGAATTGGTGGCTGAGGTTGagactggtggtggtggagatTTGCGATGATGTTTGTGGAGGGGTTGTGGCAGTGACGTCAGTGCTATCCTTTCATGTATAAAAACGACAAAATATTCATAGTTCTTTTTAGCCATTGGATGAAATTCATAAAACTGAAGATATCTCAATATCAGGAGTATACATATTTCCCTAATCAGAATCCTTAGCCAATACGCCCTGCACCACCTCCGCATGTCGCATCaacttctcatccttcaatCGGCGGCCGATGAGCTGCACATGGCAGGGGGCATTCTCAACTTCCTTTGGTAGATCTATTTCACTCAGCGAAGTTCCGAAAGTCCAGAGAGATTAGGGCCACTTACAAGGAGGAACATAGGCGACATCTCTGATAAACTCAGCATCCGCTGCCTCATTCGCCTTGCCAAGCGGAATGATATAAGCAGGGTACTACTGATATCAGCATAATTCGCAAAAGGGAGTCATAAAAGGGGAACAACGTACATCAAGCACATTAGCAAGCACCGTGTATACCGGGAACCCATACGTGTCATGTGGCACCGCACACGTCTGATACCCAGGCCCAATGATCGTATCCAACTGATTATCTAGGAACACCCGACGCATTTGTTCCATTATCTTACTCCGAGCCACATTGATGTCATACAAATCACGCAATGTCGGCTCGGGATCGCTGCCCTCGGGCTTATAGGTGGTCTTTAGTGAGGCGATCTTGGGTTCCTGTCCGTTGGCAATATGCTTCAAGGGCGTGTTATCCGGGTCCAAGCGGAAGTAGCGTAAAGAAAGATCACCGACGGCCGACAGGGATGGAACTTTGCCGGAGAGATCCACAATGCGATGCCCAGCTGCTTCTAGTTTCTGCACTGCTGTTTCCAGCGTACGCTTCAtgggaggatgaagaggaacctGGGAGTCTTCGGGGAGAACCCCGATGGTGAGAGTAGACGAAGTGCTCACTGGCTCGATCCAGGGCACGCCAAGTGCCGTATCATCGAAGTCGTCAGCATGGGCATTGAACACTGTCCGGAGAAGTAACTCTGCGTCCCGGGTAGAATGACACAGGGGTCCCGCGACTGCCTCAATGCCCGCCAACCCATCGCGTCCGGGGCTAGTTTGTCCACCATACGGCACGCGACCAGCGGAGGGCTTAAAGCCAAAAGTACCACAGCACAGCGAGGGAATCCGAATCGATCCTGCGACATCAGTGCCTATTCCCAGAATGGACCCGCGCATAGCTACCAGGGCACCTTCGCCCCCGCTGCTCCCGCCAGCAGTCAGATTGAGCCGGTGCGGGTTCAAGACGCGCCCGAACACGTTATTTTCTGAATCGGCTGTCATCATGGTCTGAGGAACGTTGGTTTTGACATATAGCACAGCGCCAGCGGCCAGTAGTATCTCTACCATGGCCGAATTTCTGCGTGCAGGCGGATTATCCAGGAAGGAAACAAAGCCCAGAGACGTAGGTATATCGACGACGTTGAACGGTTCCTTGATACTGATGGGTAGACCATGCAGCGGACCCATGGGCTTACCGGTAGTGGCCAAATGGTCATCGAGCTGTTTAGCACGAGACAGTGCGACATCGAAGAACGTCTCCGTCAAGCAGGACGTGAGTTGTTGAGCTATCGCGGCACGCTTGCAGAATGCCCGGGTGACATCTACCGAATTGACATTTCCAGTAGCTAGTTCTGCCAGTAAAGCGGTGGCATCGTAGTCCTCAGTTATATGAAGTTCTCTCTCAGTGAGTAGACCGCATGTTCTAGGCACATCGATGATACTCTGCTTGCTCGCCGATGTATGTTGCAGAATGTTGGCGGACAATCGCCATTCTGCGGGGATTTTGGAAGCCGCTTGAGTTTGTTTAGCTTGGACTTTTTGTTGCCAGTCTGTGATAGTCATGGTGTTGTTAGTCGGCTAGGGAGGAAGGGGAATGATAGAGTCGATCGATTTATGAGGTGGCAGATGTTGTTCCACAAGGTATTTATAAGGATTCTGTTCCAGTCCTGGGCAACAACGTCGGCTTGTCGGATCGGCTTGTTGTTGCTTTGATAAATGGGTCCCGAGAAGCCAATAATGAGCTTTTATATCCTGATATGATCAGTGTTGCAGCCAATCGGTACACGTTGCGCGGTGGTTGCGGGGATATCCGTGTACATATAGTGCGGAGAGAAGGCAGTATATATCTGATCTTTCATGATCTCTCCAAAGCACAAAAACTATGTTAGCATCTATCCAACTAGACATTGCCCCCATATACACCCCCTCTGTATTGTAAGACATGTACGTAGAAAGCCAAGACCCGCGTTTTCTGGGAATAGGGGACAGTCTTTAAACCACTTTAATGTCTCCAGGTTTTTTCAACAACACAATCAACGTGAAGTAATGAATTCACTCAGTCAAGCAATTCTTGCCTTGATCGTACCGTATCTATACACGATTACTCCGTTCCGAACCCCCCCCGTGCAGGCAGTTGTtggaaggaggggaagatTGCCCCATACGCGACCATATCACGCCAATGGCAGTACGCTGTTGAATGTTGGACATTCTAAAACCTCCGTGTCTTGAGTACCGATCTTTTTCGCTTTTCAACAGGTCTTCGGAACGGCAACACGGCGTCAGAGATTCTTGAGGCGACTCCATT from Aspergillus chevalieri M1 DNA, chromosome 2, nearly complete sequence includes:
- a CDS encoding putative general amidase (COG:I,J,T;~EggNog:ENOG410PH99;~InterPro:IPR023631,IPR036928,IPR020556;~PFAM:PF01425) codes for the protein MTITDWQQKVQAKQTQAASKIPAEWRLSANILQHTSASKQSIIDVPRTCGLLTERELHITEDYDATALLAELATGNVNSVDVTRAFCKRAAIAQQLTSCLTETFFDVALSRAKQLDDHLATTGKPMGPLHGLPISIKEPFNVVDIPTSLGFVSFLDNPPARRNSAMVEILLAAGAVLYVKTNVPQTMMTADSENNVFGRVLNPHRLNLTAGGSSGGEGALVAMRGSILGIGTDVAGSIRIPSLCCGTFGFKPSAGRVPYGGQTSPGRDGLAGIEAVAGPLCHSTRDAELLLRTVFNAHADDFDDTALGVPWIEPVSTSSTLTIGVLPEDSQVPLHPPMKRTLETAVQKLEAAGHRIVDLSGKVPSLSAVGDLSLRYFRLDPDNTPLKHIANGQEPKIASLKTTYKPEGSDPEPTLRDLYDINVARSKIMEQMRRVFLDNQLDTIIGPGYQTCAVPHDTYGFPVYTVLANVLDYPAYIIPLGKANEAADAEFIRDVAYVPPYLPKEVENAPCHVQLIGRRLKDEKLMRHAEVVQGVLAKDSD
- a CDS encoding putative transcription regulator PAB1642 (COG:K;~EggNog:ENOG410PRT8;~InterPro:IPR004305,IPR016084;~PFAM:PF03070), coding for MSTPLTSYLQTLHHSLFHSATRHPFLRAAGTGTLPPRILSAWLSQDRLYAQSYIRFIGSLLAKLRLPSHNPDPAKSSRATAEGRAVDVLIDALVNIRRELKFFRDVATEYKFDLEALSVDIEAEDVGAKVFGPNPITHAYIDLFMSASSPATTILEGIVVLWATEICYLRAWQYALSLSSSASSPPENDQDGGALRKHFIPNWTDPEFEAFVHKIGDVVDEMAGLVKGSESREDVLARCAFWWRQVLWLEERFWPVVEQA